CCTGTTCAGAAGCCCCGGGGGCCATGTGGGGATTCTCTCACtgggcttgctgcagcctccacagAGCCGGCCCTCCTGCCACAGAGGTCTCCGCCTCAGGGTCCGCCTGctcctgggtgtcagcagcagacaGTCTCCACACTGCAGGCTCCCCTGTGGGGCTGGTGGTCTGGgtgtggcacctgcctgtaggcCAGAGAAGTTCCTGGGGGTGTGGGGGGGCCTCGCTGCCTGCAGAACCCTGGAGGATGCCTGGCTTTGGGCTTCTTTCTCCACTGTGAGAAGTGCAGGTGCACAAGCTTGTCTGGCACTGGGATGGGGTTGCCTGGTACTCCCTGCTCGGACACCCTAAGGATTTTGGAGAGTTGGGTGGTGCCTCCTGACTTCTCGCGCTctcaggggtgtgtgtgtcttAACACACTGACCACCAGCTTGTCCGACCTGGTCAGCATCCAGTTCCAGGTCTCTGAGACCTCATGCCCAGGCAGGAGAGCTGGCACAGCCTGGAGGCAAAGTGGCAAATGTGAGCTGTTGTCTGCTCCACGTGGACACGGAGTTTCCTGTATTCTTTTCTGATGGGGATAGAGGTACACTCATCTGGTCCGGGGCTCGGCACTCATACCCAAGGCCACAGGGTCTGTGCCCTGTCTTGACCAGCAGTGTCGCCAGTGAGCCCAGGACTGACCAGCACAGCCTGCAAAGTCTGAGCTCAGTGACTCTGGCCCTGTCCTGGCAGGGAGGGCTCGCTTTGTAGATGGCACTGGTCAGTCTTGTCATCCGCATGGCCACAATCCCTCCCCGCACGAGGTGCTGGCACAGAGCCCCACAGGTGTACTCCCTCGACAGGCCAGGCTGTGGTCTGTGTTCCTCAAGCCCCCAAACCctatgttttttttgagatagggtctctcattctcacccaggctggagcacagtggcatgatcagagctcactacagcctcaacctcccaggctcaagccattctcccacctcagcctcccaagtagctagactATAGGCGTGCATTACCATAagcttttgtagagacaaagtctcactacattgcccaggttggctgtgaactcctgggctcaggggatcctcctgcttctgccccgcaaagtgttgggataattgtgagctaccatgcctggcccaatccCTGTCTTTCACCTTTTTCTCTGGCCACCATCAGGCCAAAGGTTGCAGGCAGGTTCTTAGGAACAGTGCCTGGGGACACCTCCACCAGATTTCCCCAGAACCCCGGAATGCATCCCAGAAGGGTCTTGCAAGTGGGAGCTGCTCTCTTGCCCCTTCCTCATGTGAGCCCCCCACAGTGGCCATGACAGGCCTGGCCCTTGGCATGGTGGGGACTGAGCCCCATCTCCTGCTTCCTCCCAGTATTATGCGGAGTGTCACGGCGTCATCTACGTCATTGACTCCACCGATGAGGAGAGGCTGGCCGAGTCCAAGCAGGCATTCGGTGAGTGTGGCCTGGCTGTTCTGGGAGGGGTGGATGGTGAGTGGGGGCAGATCCAGCTTGGGCAGCTCTGTACCTGGGGCTGGCTCAGTGTCTGGTCAGAAGTGCTCCTGCCTCGTGGGCAATGCgggggcagagggagcagctgTCAGCGTCCATGCCTGTGGGCCCCAGGGCAGTcagaggcaggaggctgggtGTGAGGCACTgcctctcctgccctccccagAGAAGGTGGTGACCAGCGAGGCGCTGTGCGGTGTCCCCATCTTGGTGCTGGCCAACAAGCAGGATGTGGAGGTGAGCCCCACCCCTGTCTCCTGCAGCAGCTTCCTAAGTCCCCAGACTCCCCCATAGCAAGGGGAGCAGTATGTGCACCCAGACACCCCAGGCCCAGTGACCACCTGGGGGCACAGAGCCATTCTCAAGGCCCGCCCTGCCCCCGGCAGCTTCCCAAGCCTGGTTCCTCTCCGGACCTGCTGCTGCCAGCCCTGGAGGTTCTCCCACCTCGGGGCAGACGCCCAGTAGGCCTCTTCCTGCCACGCAGGGCACCTCTCCCCTGAAGGGCGGCCGTGTCTCAGGAGCGTATGACTGAGCTGTGCCGAAACCCAGATGAAACTCAAGAGCTCAAAGAAGTGATGCTGGGGCCCTGGTGGGAGTCAGCTGACCCTCACTTGTTCCTGCTACCCTTGGAGGTAGCATCTGTGccagccccacccccagggcAGCCCCTCAAGACCTCTCTGAGGTACTGCTGTCCCCTGGAGCACTGGCCACACTGAATTCTTGCTGTCCTCTTGGAGTGGCTTTCACAGAAGCAGTGCGGCGTCCAGAGGGCCAGGGTGAATCTTTACTGCCCGCCTTCTCTGGGGTGGCTCTCTTGCCCCCAGCCTGTAGGGCTGGCCTCCCCCACAATCTCAGCCGACAAGAGGGCCACCTGGTATGGGGAGGGGTCTCCCCTCAGAGGAAAAAGGAGGGGAGGCTGCTCTTTTGAGGACTGGACAGGTGGTTGTGAGCAGAAGTCACCATGATTGCAGACTGCCCCCATCACTGACGCAGGGCTTCCCCCTCCCTCATCCCTGGCCATGTGGGCCCAACGCAGGGCTCCCACCCCTCCGTTACTCCCAGCCGTGTGGGCCCCTGGGACCTGCCTCCACCACTGCCCAGGAGGCCTCAACCCTCGGTGCCTCATGGTGTCCCCCGGGAAGGGGATGGGGGTGGACTCCTTGGAGCGGTGTGGACGTCTACCGTTTGTCCCAGGCACTACCAGCCACGTTCAGCCTTGGGGTGAGCACAGGGTCCTCACCGCTGTGGCCTCTGGGGGAGACACTGGGACCCTCGTGGAGCTCTGCCTGTTCTCCTGGGTGAAGGGCATACGCCCTTCTGAGAGTCCCGGGCCCACAGGCAGGACAGGGCCCTGACGTGGGGGCTGCTCCTCATGGCCTTGCCTCCCCTAGACGTGCCTCTCAATCCCTGACATCAAGACGGCCTTCAGTGACTGCACCAGCAAGATCGGCAGGCGGGATTGCCTGACCCAGGCCTGCTCGGCCCTCACGGGGTGAGTGGAGCTGCACCTGCAGGGGCTTTGGGGACCCAGGCCGGCCCCCTCACACCCCCTGTCTTCACAGCAAAGGGGTGCGCGAGGGCATCGAGTGGATGGTGAAGTGTGTCGTGCGGAACGTGCACCGGCCGCCGCGGCAGAGGGACATCACGTAGGCGTGGCCGCGCTGCCGTCAGGACGGCTGGTCCCCTGGTGCTGGAGGAGTGGCCTGTTGGCTCACATGCTGCTGATCTGGGGGGTGGGTTTGCTTTGCTTTGGGGTGCTtccatttcctttgttttctcgAAGACAAACTTTCCTCTACGTCTGGAAAAGTGTAGGCATCCGGAGGTTTTGGAGGGGAGTCTGGCCGCCCGGCTGGCGCCCTCTGGCGGCAGCCTTTCCATGGGGCACGGTGGTGGCCTTTCTGGGCCCTGTCTGGGGGGGTCTGAGGGAGACTTGGTTGGGAATTGGGGCTCCAGTGCTCAGGCTGGCTTGGACTGCCTGGGGACAACCctgtggggcctttgggagattcCGTGGCTGCATGTCCACCCCATCAAGGAGGAGGCCAGTCCGCCATGGCTGCCCTCTGGCTTGTGCCCTGTGACCCTGGAGGTGGTCTGGGGCTGATCTTGCCTTGAGGAAGACCCAGGCCATGTCCCCAAAGGCCAGCGGGGGCCCTGGATTCTGATGCAGCCACGGGACAGAGCCGAGGAGGCCTGGGAGGGAAGACATACACTCCACACCTGGGCCTGGCTTTGCCTCATCCTAATCCCCTGGGAGGGAGCTGACCGATGCAAAAAAGCCGAGGGGGCCTCTGCTGGGAGTGGCTGTTTTtgtgccccagccctgcaagtTGGGGAGTGTTTGTGGGGGTCCAGAGCCCTCTCCCAGCCAGGAGAGAACCTCCTGGAGGAGTTCTCTGGGGGACCCTGTGTCAGTGCTGTGCTGGGCCTGAGTCCCCTGCTTGGGAGTGAGGCTGATCCTGGGGCCCTCCCTGCACACCCCCCACTGGGCCTGCCGAGGGCTCTGTTCTTCCTCAGTCTGGCTGTGGGCAGGAGCCGCCTGCCCAGTGCTGCCTAGGGTGAGTGCAAAATAAAGACGGCAAGTGTGGCTCTGTCCATCCCTTCCCTCCTGGAGGGCCGAGGCTTGGCTCCTGGCTGTTGGATACGGTGACGGTGGCACGGGGCTGGTGGGCAGGTGAGGGGCTCCCCAGGTGGGTCTGGAGCCTGGAGAGTCCAGACACTCCCTTCCTGCGGATGTGGGAAGGACGTGGGGGGCCTAGGAGGAGCTGCTGGGAAGGGCCATGAGTCAGGGTGGGGGTGGCGCGGCAGCTGCGGGGCTGTGACTCACGGGAGTCGGGCCCTGGAAGTCCCCGTGGCGTCTCCAGGGGACCCTGTGTGTGTTTTGCAGGTTGGTTCCCAGGACCTAGGGGGCGGGGCCTCTAGCCACGGGAAACTGGCCACGCAGGGGAGTGTGGCCGGGGCAGGCCCCCAGTTGCTCTGGATGCATCTGAAGGCTTCAGAGCCTGCCCCAAAGGGGAAAAGCTGCACTTCCCAGGAAGCATGGGAGGCCTGGAGGAGGTCTTGGCAGGTCTCCTCTTGGGAAATCCCCTGTGAGTTGGGAGTGGGAGGAATTCAAAAGAGGGGGTTAGTGTGGGGCCCTGGCGACTGGGGCTGGCCTGAGCCCCGTCCTGTTCTTCAAGCAATGGTACCCTCCCAGGCCTTGACCCTCCCTGAGCTTCGGGGCCCCCGCCACATGCCACAGCCAACGGGAGGGTAGAGGAGGCACTCCCACTGATCCTCCCTGGGAGGGTCTGAGGTAGGGGAAGCCCCGGGCAATAGTTCTGATGGCGGCCTGAGGGATCTGGGCACACCAGGCGGCTCAGGTGTCCCCGGCTGCCCTCCCAGCAGCTGTGCAACTACAACCAGTTTTACGAAAAGGCTTTATAAAAAAGCTTTAAGAAACTTcatttcttctattaaaaaaaggCCGCTTTTAGTGCAAGAGGGGTGCTAAGGATGTAGAATAAATAAGGGGGGCGAGGGGGCTGGGATCAGTGCCCAGGGAGGAAGTGCTCACGGACGCTCCGCTCCAGCCCGGGCATCCTGGCCACGCGCAGTGCCTGCAGCAGCCGCGCCAGAAGTGCCCCGTCCTGTGCCTCCAGGAGCTCCGTGAGCCGCTGATGCAGCTTCAGCCGCAAGGCTGCGCGGCCTGCCCTTGGTGTTGGACCCCAGCCCCCTGGGGCCTCAAGGGCCTGCAGCAGCCGCTGCAACCTCTTGATGGAGATATCCTGGAAAGCCACGAAGTCGATGACGGCACGCTTGCACTCCTCAGTTCCTGCAGTGGGTGGGGAGGCAGCGGTCCCCTCATTTCACCCGCAGATACTGGTGGGGGCCTGCTGGGTACCCTGTTTTCTGGGCCTCACCCAGGGGGTTTGCAGGAGAAAGAAATCCCTGTACAGTGAGCCGTGCTGAAGAGGGCAGTGCAAGGGTGGGGACTGGAGATGGGGCAGGAGCCTTCCGTCAGCATGGTGGAGCAAAGGCGTGGGGGCAGGAATGGCCACTCGGAGCTTGGCTGGGAGAGGCAAGGGGGCCCAGGCAGGGTCTTAGGGCTCCTGGGCCACTGGAAGGGACTGGTTGGGACCTGCAGATGGACCGAACCTGACTTGGTAACTGTGACTTCTCAGTGGCTAACAttgggcctcggtttccccatgTCAGAGGAGCCAGCCACCTTCCTCTCGGCAGTTAGGAGAGTTAACATCGGGCCTCGATTTCCCCATGTCACAGGAGGCAGCCACCTTCCGCTTGGACAGTTAGGAGAGTGCTGCCCACCTTTCCAAGGCTCCCCAGGGGAGGCTCTGCCCTGGCTCGGATCCTAATCCTCAGCCACCCCTGAGGGGGCAGACTTGGTGGGGATCTAGAGGAGGGACCCCTGACCCCTCAAATCCACTGTGGCCCCTTCCCCAAGGCCAGCTGGCATGCCTCAGGCTAGATGCACGTGCAGGGGCTGGAGTGAGGGCACAAATGGGCCTGGCCTGCAGCGTGCTGCCCCCTCAGTCCTCTGGCTCACCTGGTAACCTGGTGCTGAGGGGGAAGGCAGTGCAGCTGGTGCACAGGGCGTCGTGGGAGGAAGAGCCTGGCACGTtgagggccaggcccagggccgtGCAGTTACGGTGGGGCTGGCACTGCTCTGAGTTGGAGCTGCTGGCTGAGAAGGTGCCTGGGGGGCATGGCTGGCACTGCGTGTTCTGGCTGGGGGTGCCTGCAGCCGGGAGGGAAGAACAGGGTCAGGGGAACTGGTGTCCTAGCTCAGGGTGCAAGCCTGGGACCAGCAACCTGACCCCTGCCACACCTCCGACCACCACTCCTGGGGGCCCCTCCCCTTGCCCAGCTCTCACCCAGGGCCATCACGCCGGTGCCAGGTGGACACGATGCATGCTCCAGGCAGAAACCAGCGTGTGCGAAGAAGCCGGTGCGGCAGCGGCAGGCGCGGTTGTGGGTGGCGTGGCAAGGCCGTGCCTCCTCCTCGCGCTCCCCGCAGAGGACGTTGCAGTAGCGGCAGCGCTCCAGGTAGTTCCAGAACTGTGTGTAGTGGCGCGGGGGACATGGGCCACACATTGTGGGGCTTTCTCGGCGGCAGGGCCGCTGCACAAAGGTGCCTGGGGGGCACTGGGCACACACCAGCCACTCCCCTGTCTCTGTGTCCCGCCAGGGGTAAGTGGGTGCCTCTGTTGCTCCACACACGGCCGGCACCAGCAGCAGGGTGGGCAGCGCCCACACGAGGCACGGCAGCAGCAGGCCCGGCCCCTCCAGCGCCCTCATGGTCCTTGCTGGAGCAGGGAGAGCGTGGCTCAGCGCGGACACCGGATCCTGCTGTGCCTGACCAACATGCCGCCGCCTCTGCCCTCAGTCCGCCTGTGGAGGGACTGCCCAATCCCCAAGCCCGTCCTGCTGCCGCCGTATATGGGCAGGGAGAGGGCTGGGCCAGCCTCACCACGCCCCATGGGAACTCCTCCCTCCCCAGGCAGCCCCCCTCACCCACCTGGTACCATCCCTCCCCAGAGCTCAGTCCAAGGGTGGTTCTGTGAGGGGCCCCTCACCAGCCAGGGAACCCAGGGAACCGCCCTCCTCAGCACCTGGGGCAGCTCCTGACCCAGCAACCAGCCCAGGCAGCTGATGTATTGGTGGATCTCCCCCCCAGTTGCAGCTTGGCTGCAGCAGTGAGGATGAAGGCAGGGCTGAGCCCACTGTGGAGGAAGTAGTGTCACAAGGCAGGCTACGAGGGGCCTGTGCCAACTCCCTGTCTCTCCTCAActcccaccaccaagcccaggcCACGAAGACACCGTCCGGGGCACTGTCAGCACTTTTATTAGAGAATCCTGTGAAAAGTGATGAAAAGTGGACACATGCCACGGGGGTCTCCTCCTTCCTGGTGAGGGGCTCAGCTGGGATGCCCCTGTGGCACCACTCACAGGCAGGAGCCAGGGAAGTTCTGGGGAAGCACTTTCCCAGAGACCCACCCCAGACCCCAACGTAGCTCAGGGCTTCTCAGAGGGAGGCCCAGATCCGGTCCCAGCGCAGTGCGTCAGGCAGGCAGGCATGGGCTGGCCTATTCTGTTCGGTGGTTCCTTGGCCCACCAGAGCTGGACAAGCAGGTGATCAAGCCACGTCAGGTGTGCTGAGGGCCACTGTGGGCACTCACTGGGGCTCTGGCCAGAAGACCTGCGTGACGCTCTGCTTCCTGGAGGCGGTGTGGCAGGATGGGCACGTCCTAGAGGCCTGTGAGACAACCGGCCCACTGGACACACCTGCCAGGTGTTGCCACCAGCCCACCACCTGGGGCTACACCCAGCAGGAACTGTAGTGGCCAGGCACCAACCAACCTGAAGGTGCCGTTGCCAACAGGCCTGGCAGCGCTGGAAGTCACAGACAGGGCACTGGAAGGGCACCACATCCTCCGCCCCACAGCCCTGGCACACACAGCCTGCTGAGAGGGGCCCGCTCGGAGCTCCCGCAGCCTGCTGCCCAGCGAGGTCTCTCCCATGAGGCTCACCCCACTCAGATGCTGCAGGCCCGTGGGGAGGTCCTGGGGACTGGCTGGGCCCTGCAGCCTCACCGCCCGCCCCCACAGTCCCTGCTGGCCTCTGTCTAAGGAAGGTTGAGATCTTGCTCTGGGTCTTTCCCGGCTTCTCGGACCGTGAGGGGCCTGGAGACGGAGACTGAGTCTGAGGGGAGCCTGGGGCTTTGCTGCTCCCTCCCAGGGCTGTGTGCGGTTGGGGCGCTGTCAGGAGCAGCCAGGCCAGCACCCTACCTGGTTGGGGAGCCCCGTGGGGGAGCACAGCAGGCCTGGCAAGACCCTCCTCCTGGGGTCCTGGTGGCTCCATGCCCGGGTAGGGTCGGCCGGTCAGgtctgtgcatgtctgtgagAAGCGCTGCTTGTGGTGTGGACGCACAAACATGCTGAACCCTGCAGGGAGCTTCACTCAGACCCGGCACGGCCCCcatcctgccccctgcccccaccccactggCTGCTTCCCACGCCCAGGCCACTTGCTCTGCAGCAGGGGGAAGTCCTCCGGCTTTGCAGTGGTCAGGGCGGCCAGCACAGCCAGCACCTTGTCGAGGTCATCGTCTTGCTTGTAGGCTGTCAGCGCTGCCAAGAGCTGGCTACAGCCTGCAGACCCCAGGGCCCTGCGGGCATCTGCCAGGTAGGCGCTCACGGCGCGCTGGCCCTGCTTCCCTGCTCTGGGCGCTCTGGACCCCTGCTGTGGGTGGCTGCCAGGGTCTCCTGGTGTGGGAGTAGCATGGCTCAGAGTGGCACTGGGGTGGAGGGCTAAGAGTCCCACCACCCTGCCTGCCCTTCCTCCCACAAACTCCTGGAGAGCTGCTCAGGACAACTACGGGGTACAGAACCAGGAGCAGCCCCCACCAGGAGATGGCTCCCCACAGGGGCAGCTCCACTGGCACCTCCGGTTCAAAGGCTCAGGCAACACTCAAGTGTTAGCCTCATCAAGCCACTGAGGAACCCACCAAGTCGCAGGCTGCACACAGTTCAGGACTCAGCTACCTGTGGGGggtggcctgggtgacaggtggGGCTTGCCCTGGTTCAGGTGCTCTCGGGGGTCCAGTTGCTGGGCTGCAGCCTTGGACACGGTCAGCTTGGGATCCGGCGCTGTCCTTCCTGATGAAGAGATGCAGAGCCACAAAGCTGGTCCCGAGCACCTGGAAAGTTCCccgggggagggggaagggctggctggggaggccaggcCTCACCCACCTCAGAGCAGGGTGGGAAAACCCAGGCAGGCACACACCCAGGTGCCAGGGGCAGCAGAGGAGACACCAACTGCTGGATGGGGGCTGGAACAGTGGCGGGCAGGCTGAAGCCCTGCTCAGGAGGTCAGAGCCCCAGGGTGGGTACCAAGCCCAGAAGGGGTCTGGGGTCTTCCCAACAGGTCAGGTTCCCCGCTGGGTGAACCCTGCACTGATGGAACTCTATGGGGGCTGTTGGTTAACAAGCACGAACACAGACACTCCCACCTCTGGAGGCTTGGACTCCACCCCAGGCAAAGGCAGAAGTAGGGAGTACGGGAGGACAGGGGTCTAGGGGTCTAGGACCCTGGCGTGTGCAGTGGACTCCCCAGGGCTGTGCATGGGGGGCAGGGGACACGTGCGGCAGCTGGACAGG
This window of the Rhinopithecus roxellana isolate Shanxi Qingling chromosome 13, ASM756505v1, whole genome shotgun sequence genome carries:
- the TNFRSF6B gene encoding tumor necrosis factor receptor superfamily member 6B, whose amino-acid sequence is MRALEGPGLLLPCLVWALPTLLLVPAVCGATEAPTYPWRDTETGEWLVCAQCPPGTFVQRPCRRESPTMCGPCPPRHYTQFWNYLERCRYCNVLCGEREEEARPCHATHNRACRCRTGFFAHAGFCLEHASCPPGTGVMALGTPSQNTQCQPCPPGTFSASSSNSEQCQPHRNCTALGLALNVPGSSSHDALCTSCTAFPLSTRLPGTEECKRAVIDFVAFQDISIKRLQRLLQALEAPGGWGPTPRAGRAALRLKLHQRLTELLEAQDGALLARLLQALRVARMPGLERSVREHFLPGH
- the ARFRP1 gene encoding ADP-ribosylation factor-related protein 1 encodes the protein MYTLLSGLYKYMFQKDEYCILILGLDNAGKTTFLEQSKTRFNKNYKGMSLSKITTTVGLNIGTVDVGKARLMFWDLGGQEELQSLWDKYYAECHGVIYVIDSTDEERLAESKQAFEKVVTSEALCGVPILVLANKQDVETCLSIPDIKTAFSDCTSKIGRRDCLTQACSALTGKGVREGIEWMVKCVVRNVHRPPRQRDIT